From Kangiella sp. TOML190, one genomic window encodes:
- a CDS encoding 6-phosphofructokinase: protein MAKKKYNAFYAQSGGVTAVINATACGVIETARKSKNIGKVYAGRNGIIGALREELIDTSKESKKDIAALKHTPSGAFGSCRYKLKSIEQNQAEYERLIEVFKAHDIRYFFYNGGGDSQDTAHKVSQLSETMGYPITCIGVPKTVDNDLPITDNCPGFGSVAKYVAVSIREAAFDVKSMAESSTKVFVMEVMGRHAGWIAAAGGLACEKEGDAPHIILFPEIAFNKEKFLKKVNRTVKKFGYCAIVVSEGAAYKDGTFLADAGSVDAFGHKQLGGVAPVVAQMIKDELGYKYHWAVSDYLQRAARHIASATDVEQAYAMGQAAVEFADAGKNAVMPTIVRKKTKKYSWTIGEAQLADVANVEKMMPRKYISRDGYGITEECRAYLQPLIQGESYPPYKNGLPQYVELKNELVKKKLKKKFNV, encoded by the coding sequence ATGGCTAAGAAAAAATACAACGCCTTTTATGCCCAATCCGGCGGCGTAACGGCTGTAATTAATGCTACCGCTTGCGGCGTTATTGAAACCGCCCGCAAATCAAAAAATATCGGCAAGGTTTACGCTGGCCGTAATGGGATTATCGGCGCGCTACGCGAAGAGCTTATCGACACTAGCAAAGAGTCAAAAAAAGACATTGCAGCACTAAAGCATACGCCATCGGGTGCTTTCGGTTCTTGCCGCTATAAGTTAAAAAGCATCGAACAAAATCAAGCTGAGTATGAGCGTCTAATCGAGGTTTTTAAGGCTCACGATATTCGTTATTTTTTCTACAATGGCGGTGGCGACTCGCAAGACACTGCGCACAAGGTTTCACAACTCAGCGAAACCATGGGCTATCCGATCACCTGTATTGGCGTGCCAAAAACCGTGGATAACGATTTACCCATCACTGACAACTGTCCAGGTTTTGGTTCGGTGGCGAAGTATGTGGCGGTTTCGATCCGCGAAGCCGCTTTTGACGTTAAATCCATGGCGGAAAGCTCGACGAAAGTGTTTGTGATGGAAGTGATGGGACGTCATGCCGGCTGGATCGCCGCCGCAGGTGGTTTGGCATGTGAAAAAGAAGGCGATGCACCGCACATTATTTTGTTCCCCGAAATTGCCTTTAATAAAGAAAAATTCCTTAAGAAAGTCAATCGCACCGTTAAAAAGTTCGGCTATTGTGCGATTGTGGTATCCGAAGGTGCGGCATATAAAGACGGTACTTTCCTAGCGGATGCTGGCTCGGTGGATGCTTTTGGTCATAAGCAATTAGGCGGTGTTGCGCCGGTAGTTGCGCAAATGATCAAAGATGAGCTGGGCTATAAATACCACTGGGCGGTTTCCGATTACTTGCAACGTGCGGCGCGCCATATCGCATCGGCTACCGACGTCGAGCAAGCTTACGCTATGGGTCAAGCAGCAGTAGAGTTTGCCGATGCAGGAAAAAATGCAGTGATGCCGACCATTGTGCGCAAAAAGACTAAAAAATACTCCTGGACCATTGGCGAGGCACAGTTAGCGGACGTTGCCAACGTTGAAAAAATGATGCCGCGCAAATACATTTCGCGGGATGGCTATGGCATTACTGAAGAGTGTCGCGCCTATTTGCAACCACTGATCCAAGGTGAGTCTTACCCACCTTATAAAAATGGTTTGCCACAATATGTGGAACTAAAAAACGAGTTGGTGAAAAAGAAATTAAAGAAAAAGTTTAATGTCTGA
- a CDS encoding rhomboid family intramembrane serine protease, with amino-acid sequence MLLIPAENGFNKQQLPWVTFTLMALCIVAYISFQGNDAKVIQKALNHYQQQNLLALEKETFVRYAERYRPQFFYAIEDQAISEQELIQLIVFDKHFTERLKQQSNLSQSWQKKREHLNQLLEESSTHKYAFYPSEPSWFIAFSHMFMHGSIDHLIGNLIVLFLFGYNLELLLGKKKLLATYFISGLVAVAFFAMTTDDKFIPLVGASGAISGLMGGFAGYYGLKKIRYFFWIFVFFSYIRLPALLVLGYWLLKELLQSGNNDGVAYMAHFGGLVAGFLCVLLLKRQMAAKQESIDTSKVKSVVSTSDSFAHSVANTQTSPQIALKQKAKAAVKDLNFDLAKDYYYQLLNQEPHNAGYFRELFNLEKDQPKSRAFKALVENIVSKSQTNSSLERLADTAMAEVKAQLMDYRLLDVDILMGYCQQSLKRKNPLAIRSVVNFLIKVYPEHPALPDILLHFAFAMEQAGDWNTKHKVLSFLSSHYASTFAGREAQKELAANH; translated from the coding sequence ATGCTACTGATCCCTGCCGAAAATGGCTTTAACAAGCAACAATTGCCTTGGGTAACCTTTACTCTGATGGCGCTGTGTATTGTTGCTTACATTAGCTTCCAAGGTAATGATGCGAAAGTCATTCAAAAAGCACTAAACCATTACCAACAACAAAACCTCTTGGCACTGGAAAAAGAAACTTTTGTGCGCTACGCAGAGCGGTACCGTCCGCAATTTTTTTATGCCATAGAAGATCAAGCAATATCCGAGCAGGAGTTAATTCAGCTAATAGTATTTGATAAACACTTTACCGAAAGGCTAAAGCAACAAAGCAACCTATCGCAGTCATGGCAAAAAAAGCGGGAACACCTAAACCAATTGTTAGAGGAGTCTTCTACTCATAAGTATGCTTTTTACCCTTCCGAGCCCAGTTGGTTTATAGCATTCAGCCATATGTTCATGCATGGCAGTATCGATCACCTCATCGGTAATCTGATCGTTTTATTTTTATTTGGCTATAACCTTGAGCTGTTATTGGGTAAGAAAAAACTATTAGCTACTTACTTTATATCGGGTCTAGTAGCAGTGGCATTTTTTGCCATGACTACTGATGATAAGTTTATCCCCTTAGTTGGTGCTTCGGGAGCAATTTCAGGTCTGATGGGCGGCTTCGCTGGTTATTATGGACTGAAAAAAATACGCTACTTTTTCTGGATATTTGTGTTTTTCAGCTATATTCGCTTACCCGCATTATTGGTATTAGGTTATTGGCTGCTCAAAGAATTGTTGCAATCTGGTAATAATGATGGCGTAGCCTATATGGCACACTTTGGTGGCTTAGTTGCCGGATTTTTATGTGTTCTGCTGTTAAAACGTCAAATGGCGGCAAAGCAAGAGAGCATTGATACGAGCAAGGTAAAGAGCGTAGTTTCAACTAGTGATTCCTTTGCTCATTCGGTCGCTAACACCCAAACTAGCCCACAAATCGCCTTAAAACAAAAAGCCAAAGCAGCCGTTAAGGATCTGAACTTCGACTTGGCCAAAGATTATTATTACCAACTGTTAAACCAAGAACCGCATAATGCTGGGTATTTTCGTGAGCTGTTTAATCTTGAAAAGGATCAACCTAAGTCAAGAGCTTTCAAAGCCTTGGTCGAAAATATCGTAAGTAAATCCCAAACCAATTCCAGCCTTGAGCGACTTGCCGATACGGCGATGGCGGAAGTTAAGGCGCAGCTTATGGATTATCGATTATTGGATGTGGATATTTTGATGGGCTATTGCCAGCAAAGCCTGAAGCGCAAAAACCCACTAGCTATTCGCTCGGTGGTCAACTTTCTAATTAAAGTCTATCCCGAGCACCCTGCTTTACCCGATATTTTGCTGCATTTTGCTTTTGCTATGGAGCAAGCTGGCGACTGGAATACCAAACATAAGGTGCTAAGCTTCTTAAGCAGCCATTACGCCTCTACCTTTGCTGGGCGCGAAGCGCAAAAAGAATTAGCAGCCAATCACTAA
- a CDS encoding B-box zinc finger protein, producing MDCKYHDNKQALWHCEECDIPFCMDCVEVEAQMSAPRCVLCRRYLASYGVSQHVEPFWNRLNTFYQYPLQKPAKSFLLFYAIASLVIGFLIDIIPIGFVGLILRLALMAMLVSYVFSVLSKTAKGDFIAPTYDQTVTYDSDGMTVKVIGLFILLFLGGVAITGKFSYTGLYLYLLFVAFIIPAVLVTLGMSKHLSSSINPLNILETIAGIGFPYLILFGLVTVITYSLSWATFFINYWLPDPVVFLMSQTATGFFYIMMFHILGYVVYQYHAELGYGVDIEVLATNENADLTVEQRAMAHADIYIQEGRYQDAKDKLLEAGQNLKFQEAAYHKLVKLNLVKQDMAGTIKAAKLYFDNPELKSHAYNAFSLYQQIRRLEPRFRPMNANARAILIEQVRHKNQAEEVAWLAQDLEEKFAQDPNLPQALLAQAKYFAEIEHEDTKAATILKQLIENHPQGAHRFEAEQLLKACQAMMA from the coding sequence ATGGACTGCAAATACCACGATAATAAACAAGCCTTATGGCACTGTGAGGAGTGCGATATTCCTTTTTGTATGGATTGCGTTGAAGTTGAAGCGCAGATGAGTGCGCCGCGCTGTGTCTTATGCCGTCGTTACCTAGCATCCTACGGCGTGAGCCAACACGTAGAGCCTTTTTGGAATCGTCTGAATACCTTTTATCAATATCCGCTACAAAAACCGGCTAAGTCTTTTTTGTTATTTTATGCGATTGCCAGCTTAGTGATAGGCTTTTTAATCGATATTATTCCTATTGGCTTTGTTGGATTGATTTTACGGCTGGCTTTAATGGCAATGCTTGTCAGTTACGTATTTTCAGTATTGAGCAAAACCGCTAAAGGTGATTTTATCGCGCCAACCTATGATCAAACGGTGACTTATGATTCTGATGGAATGACGGTAAAAGTTATAGGTCTGTTTATCCTGTTATTTTTGGGCGGTGTCGCCATCACCGGTAAATTCTCTTACACGGGTCTTTATCTCTACCTGTTGTTTGTCGCTTTTATTATTCCGGCAGTATTAGTAACCTTGGGGATGAGTAAACACCTTTCGAGTTCGATAAACCCTTTGAATATACTGGAAACTATTGCTGGTATCGGCTTTCCGTATTTAATTTTGTTTGGTCTGGTGACGGTCATAACCTACAGCTTGTCTTGGGCTACCTTTTTTATTAATTATTGGTTGCCCGATCCGGTGGTTTTCCTGATGTCACAAACGGCAACAGGGTTTTTCTACATAATGATGTTCCACATTTTGGGTTATGTGGTTTATCAGTATCATGCAGAACTTGGCTATGGAGTCGATATTGAGGTATTAGCAACTAATGAAAATGCTGATTTGACAGTAGAGCAACGAGCCATGGCTCACGCGGATATTTATATTCAAGAAGGTCGCTATCAAGATGCAAAAGACAAGTTGTTAGAAGCAGGGCAAAATTTAAAGTTTCAAGAAGCGGCGTATCACAAGTTGGTTAAATTAAACTTGGTTAAGCAAGATATGGCTGGGACCATTAAGGCTGCAAAATTATATTTTGATAATCCAGAGCTTAAGAGCCATGCTTATAATGCCTTTTCATTGTATCAGCAGATCAGAAGGTTAGAGCCGCGCTTTAGGCCCATGAATGCCAATGCTCGAGCGATCCTTATAGAGCAGGTTCGGCATAAAAACCAAGCAGAGGAAGTAGCTTGGTTAGCTCAGGATTTAGAAGAAAAATTCGCTCAGGATCCGAATTTGCCGCAAGCTTTATTGGCTCAAGCTAAATACTTCGCCGAAATAGAGCATGAAGATACCAAAGCTGCCACGATTCTAAAGCAGCTTATCGAAAACCACCCCCAAGGTGCACACCGATTCGAAGCTGAACAATTGCTCAAAGCCTGCCAAGCCATGATGGCCTAG
- a CDS encoding TonB family protein — MNIIKGGKGFVVSLIGLLITISLLVFMTSLIHTPQPKIAQPLEVTPTDDSVEPTQKPEKVTNSLKPAALVIEPAIEGLGVPVTESYQMSNLNSVPVDLTNGDEFMSLAPLTFQQAAHSVDSGLVAIFQAQPQYPVDALSKGLEGWVKLAYDVDKTGRAVNIKVIAAKPRKVFDLAAKKSTKTVEV; from the coding sequence ATGAACATCATAAAAGGTGGCAAAGGGTTTGTTGTATCGCTTATCGGTTTGCTTATCACCATCAGTTTATTGGTTTTCATGACCAGCTTAATTCACACACCGCAGCCTAAAATCGCTCAACCGCTAGAGGTAACGCCAACGGACGATAGTGTCGAACCAACGCAGAAACCTGAGAAAGTCACTAACTCTCTAAAGCCGGCAGCGCTAGTTATTGAACCGGCGATTGAAGGGCTTGGAGTGCCAGTTACAGAGTCGTATCAAATGAGTAATCTCAACTCGGTTCCTGTTGATCTAACCAATGGCGATGAGTTTATGTCGTTGGCGCCTTTGACTTTTCAGCAAGCGGCTCATTCGGTAGATTCTGGATTAGTTGCCATTTTTCAAGCGCAGCCGCAATATCCCGTCGATGCTTTATCCAAGGGGTTAGAGGGGTGGGTTAAGTTGGCCTATGACGTCGATAAGACAGGCAGAGCGGTAAATATTAAAGTCATTGCGGCAAAGCCTCGCAAGGTTTTTGATTTGGCGGCAAAAAAGAGCACTAAAACGGTGGAAGTTTAA
- a CDS encoding serine aminopeptidase domain-containing protein: MSEPVFPLLILMPGMDGSGLLYQPLGEKLQQLELPFVIEPLNPHQDKWAYIEYLEQKYPAQPLVLVAESYAGHIATLMAIRGNLDIQKIVLMATFLETPTKLTQLEKLLPTSLIQKPPLPNLLLGKALFGKNSSQELLDLFFQAMDDVSSEQLSERIRDMRHLTAPTEQLSIPALYIQASDDWLVPARNYQPFKKVFTHLGFSQLNGSHLIAQTQPRQCAFLIESFVKKA, from the coding sequence ATGTCTGAGCCAGTATTTCCACTTTTGATATTGATGCCCGGCATGGACGGCTCCGGGCTTTTATATCAACCGCTAGGCGAAAAACTACAACAACTTGAGCTTCCGTTTGTAATAGAGCCACTCAATCCGCATCAAGACAAGTGGGCTTATATCGAATATTTAGAACAAAAGTACCCTGCGCAACCCTTAGTGTTAGTCGCAGAGTCCTATGCTGGCCATATCGCAACCCTAATGGCCATCAGGGGTAATTTAGATATCCAAAAAATCGTATTGATGGCGACATTTTTAGAAACGCCAACCAAACTGACCCAATTGGAAAAATTATTACCTACAAGCTTGATTCAAAAGCCGCCTTTACCTAACTTATTGCTTGGTAAAGCGTTGTTTGGCAAAAACAGCAGTCAAGAATTGTTAGATTTATTTTTCCAAGCTATGGATGACGTTAGCAGTGAACAACTGTCCGAGCGGATCCGCGATATGCGTCATTTGACCGCGCCAACGGAACAATTATCGATCCCTGCTTTGTATATCCAAGCCAGTGACGATTGGTTAGTTCCAGCGCGAAATTATCAGCCCTTCAAAAAAGTTTTTACCCATTTAGGTTTTAGCCAACTTAACGGCAGTCACCTTATTGCCCAAACTCAGCCCCGGCAGTGTGCTTTTTTAATCGAAAGTTTTGTTAAGAAGGCTTAG